The Flaviramulus sp. BrNp1-15 genome includes the window TTCATATTTGTACCATAGCGCAAAAACTAAAAACAATGCACCAAGTATTAAAATAAATAGTATTATTTTCTTTTTAGGAAACATAAGTCTTTAACTCAAAATTATTTGAACAATATATTTTATATCAGTGTTTTAGCAAATGATATTAATCAGTCTAGTTTCCCATTCTGAAAAAAAAGAGTGAGATTAATAATTGTAATGGATGGGTGAAGAATGTAAGGAATTAGTTTTTTATATGACTTTGGTTTTGTTGTTAACCATTAGTATTAAATCAGTAATTCTTTTTTCATCTATATCTTCTAAAGAATACATTTTAATATGTTTCATGGTTTTACCACTACCTTCTAAAAGTGCTATTTCTTCTGTAGATAGTTCTTTTAAAGAAAACCCTAAATTAACGTGGTCTTTAAGTGATACAAAATAACATTTACCTCCACCATAGGCAGGAACACCCCATTTCATTTCTTCTTTTATATCAGGTAATGTTTTGAAAATGAGTAATCTTATTTTTTTGCAAATTTCTTTTTGTAGAGATTTTTGTTTTTCTATGTATTTAGTAACATTTTCATCCATATTTTCTCATTTTATAAAAAAAACAGAATTTATTTAATTAAGAGCTTTTTTCATCATTTCTCGCTTTTCTCGCTTTAATATCTAAAATACCGCCTATAAAAAGACCAATGGAAAGCCCTAATATTCCACCCGCTGTCATACCAAATGAGCAATCTTCTTTTATTATCATGCTAACTATAATTCCAATAATAGCACCTACAGGAATACCAATGGCAATTGCTAATGGCATTTTACTTTGTTGTTTCATTTCATTATTGCTCATAACTCTAAGGATATATGTAGATTAAGTTTATAACATCAAGGTATTTATTAAAATAACCACGTGAAATGATATTAATCAGTAGCAAGAACTGAATTGGTTTAATGGCAATTCAATTCTATTACTGTAATCTCTGGTCGCATACCTAATCTACCTGGGAATCCTATCCATCCCAATCCTCTATTTACATACAAGTACTGGTTTTTGTGTTCATACAAACCTGCCCAATGCTGGTATTTATATTTTATTGGGCTCCAGGTTTTATTTTTTAGGTTAATTGCTGCTTGCATACCGTGTGTATGACCAGAAAGGGTAAGAGCAATGTCTGTTTTATTAATGACTTCTTCATTCCAATGTGTTGGGTCGTGAGAAAGTAAAATTTTAAAAGGAATATCATCTATATCTTTTAATGCTGTTTGTAAATCTCCGTATTGCTTAAAAGGAGGTTTACCCCAATTTTCAACTCCTATTATTGCAATTTTTTCAGAATTAATCTCAATAATTTCAGATTCATTTAGTAAGAGTTTAAAACCAATATCATTGTAAAATTGTTTGATTTTATTGTGATTTTCTTGCTTTTCTTCATCACTATCCCACTCAGAATAATCTCCATAATCATGGTTTCCTAAAACCGCATATTTTTTGTTTTTCAGTAATATTTTTTTGAATACTTTATCCCAACCTTTTAGCTCCCAAGCATAGTTGTTAACCAAATCGCCAGTAAAAAAAATTAAGTCTGGTTGTAGATTGTTAATATGGCTAATGGC containing:
- a CDS encoding DUF1801 domain-containing protein; translated protein: MDENVTKYIEKQKSLQKEICKKIRLLIFKTLPDIKEEMKWGVPAYGGGKCYFVSLKDHVNLGFSLKELSTEEIALLEGSGKTMKHIKMYSLEDIDEKRITDLILMVNNKTKVI
- a CDS encoding metallophosphoesterase, yielding MKSYSIFTILLLCLAILIVDIISFYWLQDITQLLTSSILKNLIHILFWLFSIGLITAIIVLKVTLDDINPRRKQLLISSLYGLTISSFIPKILFVIIISILFFANFVFSEKESVIIIPLVGLFSGFLPFFIVLYAIFKAVYHFKVYHHKIKFNHLPKAFNGLKILQISDLHLGGFNYRYKVLQKAISHINNLQPDLIFFTGDLVNNYAWELKGWDKVFKKILLKNKKYAVLGNHDYGDYSEWDSDEEKQENHNKIKQFYNDIGFKLLLNESEIIEINSEKIAIIGVENWGKPPFKQYGDLQTALKDIDDIPFKILLSHDPTHWNEEVINKTDIALTLSGHTHGMQAAINLKNKTWSPIKYKYQHWAGLYEHKNQYLYVNRGLGWIGFPGRLGMRPEITVIELNCH